A window of Xiphophorus hellerii strain 12219 chromosome 7, Xiphophorus_hellerii-4.1, whole genome shotgun sequence contains these coding sequences:
- the gabpa gene encoding GA-binding protein alpha chain has protein sequence MSKSETEELIEIEIDEREKQACLEEGIEEQTITASDLIQQDIDINEPIGNLKKLLEPRVQFCLDGFDICLQDIQLHPDHSLFDQGVKTDGTVQLSLQIVAKPGEEKLNILEIVKPVETVEVVIDPDAAGEDGALVEEGQLIAVERSSLSDETSEQVTRWAAALEGYRKEQVRLGIPYDPLLWTADQVIHWAVWVMKEFNIDEMEIGSIHIPGRELCSFNQEEFLQKVPNGEILWSHLELLRKYVLASQDQSGGDATVTIDQPVQIIPAQVSTPTAIKVLKHNRGPRAPRISGEERSSPGNRTGNNGQIQLWQFLLELLTDKDARDCISWVGEEGEFKLNQPELVAQKWGQRKNKPTMNYEKLSRALRYYYDGDMISKVQGKRFVYKFVCDLRTLIGYSAAELNNLVTECEQKKLARIQMHGLGQPITTVTLATTLDKDS, from the exons ATGTCTAAAAGCGAGACAGAAGAGTTGATAGAGATCGAGATTGATGAACGGGAGAAACAGGCATGCCTGGAGGAAGG CATTGAGGAGCAGACCATCACAGCTTCTGATTTGATTCAACAAGATATTGACATCAATGAGCCCATTGGCAATCTGAAGAAGCTTTTGGAGCCTCGCGTCCAATTCTGTCTGGATGGATTTGACATCTGCTTACAAGACATTCAG cttcacCCGGATCACAGCCTCTTCGATCAGGGGGTAAAGACGGACGGCACAGTGCAGCTCAGCCTGCAGATTGTTGCCAAACCAG GGGAGGAGAAGCTGAACATCCTGGAAATAGTGAAGCCGGTAGAAACAGTAGAAGTTGTGATTGACCCGGATGCGGCTGGAGAAGATGGGGCGTTGGTGGAGGAGGGACAGCTCATCGCAGTAGAGCGGTCCTCCCTGTCCGATGAGACGTCGGAGCAGGTGACACGCTGGGCTGCAGCGTTGGAAGGTTACCGCAAGGAGCAGGTTCGGCTTGGAATACCGTATG atcCTTTGCTCTGGACAGCTGACCAGGTGATCCACTGGGCTGTGTGGGTCATGAAGGAATTCAACATCGATGAGATGGAGATCGGCAGCATCCACATCCCTGGCCGAGAGCTCTGCAGCTTCAACCAAGAGGAGTTCCTTCAGAAAGTGCCAAACGGAGAGATACTGTGGAGCCACCTGGAGCTGCTGCGCAAAT ATGTGTTGGCCAGTCAGGACCAGTCAGGCGGGGACGCCACTGTCACTATAGATCAAC CTGTTCAGATAATTCCAGCTCAAGTGAGCACGCCCACTGCTATAAAAGTACTGAAACATAACCGGGGCCCCAGAGCGCCCAGAATTTCAGGAGAGGAGCGCAGTTCCCCCGGCAACCGCACAG GTAACAACGGTCAGATCCAGCTGTGGCAGTTCCTGCTGGAGCTTCTGACGGACAAAGACGCAAGAGACTGCATTTCCTGGGTCGGAGAGGAGGGAGAGTTCAAGCTGAACCAGCCGGAGCTTGTGGCGCAGAAATGGGGCCAGCGCAAAAACAAGCCGACGATGAACTACGAGAAGCTCAGCAGAGCCCTGAG GTACTACTACGACGGGGACATGATCAGCAAAGTGCAGGGCAAGCGCTTCGTCTACAAGTTTGTGTGCGACTTGAGGACTCTGATTGGCTATAGCGCCGCCGAGCTCAACAACCTGGTGACAGAGTGCGAGCAGAAGAAACTGGCTCGCATTCAGATGCACGGCCTCGGACAGCCCATCACCACAGTCACGCTGGCCACCACACTAGACAAGGACAGCTGA